The Dokdonia sp. 4H-3-7-5 genomic interval TCAAAATAATTCGGATAATCAACCTAATGCACTAAAAGCATTTATCATAAACCAAGACGACGACGAGTTTGTACTAGATAACTTTGCTATAGAGCAAAAAGGAACAACTAATGGAATTTATTATAGTGAAAAGGACTTTGAAGTATTGTTTTCTTTCAGTTTACTAAAAGATATTGACGGTTTTAGAGTAGGTTTTGATGTGATTGATAGCACATCTAATTATTTGCTATTTAGATCTTATCACGATGATCAAAATGACAGTATAGAGCAAATGAAAGCGGGTCACTATAACGTGAAAGGGGTTATACCTGCCGATTTGTTGAGAAATGGTAGATACTTTATAAAACTTGCTATAGGAATACATAATAGAAGGTGGATCGTTTTTGACGACAATATAGGTCAAGAACTGGTAGTTCAAAATTTAGAAGGAGTTAACGCAATATATATGGAGGAGCGCCCTGGCCTCATTATGCCTTCTCTACATTGGGAGCAAAATTATAGGATACAGTAAAACGATGTTTAAAAATATAACATATAGAGTTGCTCATAAGTTAGCAAAGTTTTTAAAGAATTATATTAAGAGGGTGGATGTAAAAAGACACGCTATTAATAAAAGTATAGAGGCAAGAGAGTGGGATAAACATTTTAATGACGGAAAGTTCTTTGAATATAACTTACTAGGTGAATTAAAGATGAACCTATATAAAGACAGTGTGTTATCTAAACCTATTTACGAAGGATTTGAAGTAGATGAAATGAGTTTTTTGCAATCTACTTTAAGAGAAGGAGATACATTTTTAGATATAGGTTCTAATATTGGTCTATTTTCTTTACTTGCATCTAAAAAAGTGGGGAGTACAGGTAAGGTTATCGCCTTTGAGCCTACACCATTAACCTATTCAAGATTTCAAGAAAACATAATTTTAAATAATTTTTCAAATATTGATGTAAGGCAATTAGCTCTATCTAATACCAAAGGGGAAATGAAATTTTATATTTCAAATAATGGTTATGATGCATGGAATTCACTAGCGCCTGGTCACGATGATAAATTACAAGAATCTATAAGTGTGCCAGTTAGTACTCTTGACAGTGAGTTACAAGATGAAGATAAAACTAAAATAAGCTTAGTTAAAATTGACGTAGAAGGGTGGGAGAAATTTACGCTTCTAGGAGGAAAGTCATTTTTTGAAAATTATGCTCCTATTGTTATGGTTGAGTTTACTGAGCAGAATACATTTAACGCGGGCTATATGGTTCAAGATATTTATAATGTATTAATAGAAATGGGTTACTCCTGGTATAGAATAGAGAATAAAACTCTTATTCCGGATGCTATGCGTTTGAGATATCCTTATACTAACCTCATTGCAAAAAAGTTAAAAGTATAAGTGCTAGTAAGTATAATCACCATTAATTTGAACGATAAGACTGGTCTCGAGAAGACTTGTTCTAGTGTTTTTGCACAGACATTTAAAGATTATGAGCACATAATTATTGACGGTGCGTCTATAGATGGAAGCCTTGATTATATTGAAACACATAAAGATAAATTTACCTACTGGATTAGTGAGCCAGATAGTGGTGTTTATAACGCTATGAATAAAGGTATTCGTCAAGCAAAAGGGGATTATGTGTTGTTTTTAAATAGCGGAGATATCTTATATAATGAAAATGTGTTTTCAAAAGTTGAAAATTCTCTAGTGAAAGATATAGACCTTGTCTACGGTAATCTCTGGATTGAAGGTCGTAAGGGTGAAGGGTTTACAAACAAGTATCCAGGAGTTATTGATTTTAATTTTTTTAAAAGAACTTCGTTAGGTCACGCTGCTACCTTTATTAAACGTACGCTTTTTGAAACATATGGTGTGTATAGAACAGATCTTAAAATTGTATCTGATTGGGCCTTTTTTTTTAAACTTATATGCTTAGAGAAAAGATCATATCTCA includes:
- a CDS encoding glycosyltransferase family 2 protein, with amino-acid sequence MLVSIITINLNDKTGLEKTCSSVFAQTFKDYEHIIIDGASIDGSLDYIETHKDKFTYWISEPDSGVYNAMNKGIRQAKGDYVLFLNSGDILYNENVFSKVENSLVKDIDLVYGNLWIEGRKGEGFTNKYPGVIDFNFFKRTSLGHAATFIKRTLFETYGVYRTDLKIVSDWAFFFKLICLEKRSYLKIDTIIAVFYEGGLSTASSYNELHKEERKKVLLENYDLYDINFDQLLISNKQHQKFYNKINPRVELVTTNRFFLKILNSIIGLFAFILKKKRS
- a CDS encoding FkbM family methyltransferase — encoded protein: MFKNITYRVAHKLAKFLKNYIKRVDVKRHAINKSIEAREWDKHFNDGKFFEYNLLGELKMNLYKDSVLSKPIYEGFEVDEMSFLQSTLREGDTFLDIGSNIGLFSLLASKKVGSTGKVIAFEPTPLTYSRFQENIILNNFSNIDVRQLALSNTKGEMKFYISNNGYDAWNSLAPGHDDKLQESISVPVSTLDSELQDEDKTKISLVKIDVEGWEKFTLLGGKSFFENYAPIVMVEFTEQNTFNAGYMVQDIYNVLIEMGYSWYRIENKTLIPDAMRLRYPYTNLIAKKLKV